The Bacillus sp. BGMRC 2118 genome contains a region encoding:
- a CDS encoding PAS domain-containing protein, producing MKMIETEHKRKQLYQYIDDNTFSILSSSFDVFLIIDVDGQITYVSKSCEVLLGYSTDAILTEMNLVYLFGKTNYELFLKGKACEQLNQFYTKINLAYGKYINVDVVTIPIFSKSESIYIGSYIVFKEAIQHKDKQYRNLINTLTLLSEKYATAGQLAAGIAHEIRNPITAIKGFLQLLYGENIGNQAYYEIINSEIERIEVILKELMVLAKPTKQSFVKANFRQILDQVLILMEPQAILNNIKIIKGYSFTNLWIMGDESQLKQVFINFIKNAVEAMPNGGEIRVNGTIVEDNLVCIDIVDHGCGIPVESLHRIGEPFFTTKENGTGLGMLVSHHIIEEHKGDITIKSNENGTSITVQLPLFLYGMEK from the coding sequence ATGAAAATGATTGAGACAGAACATAAACGAAAGCAGCTATATCAATATATTGACGATAATACATTCTCGATATTATCTAGTAGTTTTGATGTATTCCTTATTATTGATGTAGATGGACAAATTACGTATGTAAGTAAAAGCTGTGAAGTGCTTTTAGGATATTCTACAGATGCCATCTTAACCGAAATGAATCTAGTATACCTGTTTGGGAAAACAAATTACGAATTATTTCTAAAAGGTAAGGCATGTGAGCAACTCAATCAATTTTATACAAAGATAAATCTTGCTTATGGGAAATACATAAATGTAGATGTTGTCACAATTCCTATTTTCTCTAAGAGTGAATCTATATATATTGGTTCTTATATTGTTTTTAAAGAGGCAATACAACACAAAGATAAACAATATAGAAATTTGATTAATACGTTAACATTGTTATCAGAGAAATATGCAACAGCTGGTCAGTTAGCTGCAGGGATTGCCCATGAAATTCGTAACCCTATTACGGCAATTAAAGGGTTTCTTCAATTGTTATATGGAGAAAACATAGGGAACCAGGCATACTATGAGATTATTAACTCAGAAATTGAGCGTATCGAGGTTATTTTAAAAGAGTTGATGGTGCTTGCCAAACCTACTAAACAATCGTTTGTAAAAGCTAATTTTAGGCAAATTCTTGATCAAGTTTTAATTCTTATGGAACCCCAGGCTATATTAAATAATATAAAAATTATAAAGGGATATAGTTTTACTAATCTATGGATTATGGGAGACGAAAGTCAACTTAAACAAGTATTTATTAATTTTATTAAGAATGCAGTTGAAGCAATGCCAAATGGTGGGGAAATTAGGGTGAATGGTACTATTGTAGAAGATAATTTAGTTTGTATAGACATTGTTGATCATGGATGCGGAATTCCTGTAGAGAGTTTACATCGGATTGGAGAGCCTTTTTTTACAACAAAGGAGAATGGAACTGGACTAGGCATGCTAGTTAGTCACCATATCATTGAAGAGCATAAGGGGGATATAACAATCAAGAGTAATGAAAACGGAACGAGTATTACTGTTCAGTTACCTTTATTTTTGTATGGGATGGAAAAGTAA